Proteins co-encoded in one Bos taurus isolate L1 Dominette 01449 registration number 42190680 breed Hereford chromosome X, ARS-UCD2.0, whole genome shotgun sequence genomic window:
- the LOC101903506 gene encoding odorant-binding protein-like — MCEKQVTGVRQRLFVYHVDYAGENEVTILHLSPDAIIGSIHNVDEEGKETDFVAILSKRDRISYLVHRRFKRETRKRGIPEENIVNFSDNDDCPEE; from the exons ATGTGTGAAAAACAAGTCACAGGAGTAAGGCAAAGACTTTTTGTTTATCATGTTGATT aTGCGGGTGAAAACGAAGTTACAATTCTTCATCTGTCACCTGACGCTATAATAGGATCTATTcacaatgtggatgaagaaggaaaagagacagacTTCGTTGCAATACTCA GCAAACGTGACCGGATTTCATACCTAGTCCAtcggaggttcaaaagggagacgCGTAAAAGAGGCATTCCAGAAGAAAATATCgtgaatttctctgataatg atgACTGTCCAGAGGAGTGA